From the Lolium rigidum isolate FL_2022 chromosome 2, APGP_CSIRO_Lrig_0.1, whole genome shotgun sequence genome, one window contains:
- the LOC124687832 gene encoding probable high-affinity nitrate transporter-activating protein 2.2, with product MARQGMVMALLLVVLAAGCLESATGAAMLSQLKPTLAVTASPTPNQVLHGGEDVITVTWSLNATAGTDADYKKVKVSLCYAPVSQKGREWRKTHDDLKKDKTCQFKVTEQAYAATGTVEYRVALDVPTATYFVRAYAIDASGAKVAYGQTLPGATFDVVSITGVTTSIKVATAVFSTFSVASLAFFFYIEKRKKNN from the exons ATGGCTCGGCAAGGGATGGTCATGGCGTTGCTGCTCGTGGTCCTCGCCGCAGGGTGTTTGGAGTCCGCGACCGGCGCGGCGATGCTCTCGCAGCTGAAACCAACCCTCGCCGTCACCGCCTCCCCCACTCCCAACCAAG TTCTTCACGGCGGCGAGGACGTGATCACTGTGACGTGGTCCCTCAACGCGACGGCCGGCACGGACGCGGACTACAAGAAGGTGAAGGTGAGCCTGTGCTACGCGCCGGTGAGCCAGAAGGGGCGCGAGTGGCGCAAGACccacgacgacctcaagaaggacAAGACCTGCCAGTTCAAGGTCACCGAGCAGGCCTACGCCGCCACCGGCACGGTCGAGTACCGCGTCGCCCTCGACGTCCCCACCGCCACCTACTTCGTGCGCGCCTACGCTATCGACGCCTCCGGCGCAAAGGTCGCCTACGGCCAGACCTTGCCCGGCGCCACCTTTGACGTCGTTAGCATCACCGGCGTCACCACCTCCatcaaggtcgccaccgccgtctTCTCTACCTTCTCCGTTGCCtcgctcgccttcttcttctacaTCGAGAAACGCAAGAAGAACAACTAA